In one Oscillospiraceae bacterium genomic region, the following are encoded:
- the ybfK gene encoding carboxylesterase YbfK — protein sequence MKSIYRSEAARRAVLELYDAQMAELGRPYQNLWVDTCFGRTHLIETGDPSARPLLLFHGGNATTAYNLKYCGFLLEGFHVYAVDTIGHPGKSAEVCLSPRGEDYGRWGSEVITALGYDKMACFGGSFGAGVLVKTMCVAPEKVERSALTVPSAIRNAPAYRSMNMLLPMLLYWATRREKWFIRCILPMAIEESAISPDILATARCSIDNAKIKTGMPADEPLERLERYKNPVLVMAAERDCLFPGEQVLARAGQAWKQAETYLLRGRGHIHAMTEAEQARIRDFLLR from the coding sequence ATGAAGAGTATTTACCGGAGCGAGGCCGCCAGGCGGGCGGTGCTGGAGCTGTACGACGCCCAGATGGCGGAGCTGGGGCGCCCGTACCAGAACCTTTGGGTGGACACCTGCTTCGGAAGGACCCACCTGATCGAGACGGGGGACCCCTCCGCCCGGCCGCTGCTGCTGTTCCACGGCGGAAACGCCACCACGGCCTACAATCTAAAGTACTGCGGTTTCCTGCTGGAGGGCTTCCACGTCTACGCGGTGGACACCATCGGCCATCCGGGGAAGAGCGCGGAGGTCTGCCTCTCCCCCCGGGGGGAGGACTACGGGCGCTGGGGCAGCGAGGTCATAACGGCGCTGGGCTATGACAAAATGGCCTGCTTCGGCGGCTCCTTTGGGGCGGGGGTGCTGGTCAAGACCATGTGCGTGGCGCCTGAAAAGGTGGAGCGCAGCGCCCTGACGGTGCCCTCCGCCATCCGGAACGCCCCCGCCTACCGCAGCATGAATATGCTTCTGCCCATGCTGCTCTACTGGGCGACCCGCCGGGAGAAGTGGTTTATCCGCTGCATCCTGCCCATGGCGATCGAGGAGTCGGCCATTTCTCCCGACATCCTGGCCACGGCCCGGTGCAGCATCGACAACGCCAAAATCAAGACCGGGATGCCCGCGGACGAGCCGCTGGAACGGCTGGAGCGGTACAAAAACCCCGTCCTGGTGATGGCGGCGGAGCGGGACTGCCTGTTCCCCGGGGAGCAGGTGCTTGCCCGGGCCGGGCAGGCCTGGAAACAGGCAGAGACCTATCTGCTCCGGGGCCGGGGGCACATCCACGCGATGACGGAGGCGGAGCAGGCGCGGATCAGGGACTTCCTGCTGCGATAG
- a CDS encoding hydrolase produces MEQRKQNLHMTLKRRSEEERKAAETRRLDPVMRALKAIHSSTSPESMDPEDLERQRKGQELLGRLVAPMVGMSWEPFELAGMAAAWVRPDRGHDRKHAILYCHGGGYTSGNLGYSRILASKLANVTGYEVLSFDYRLAPEHPYPAAVNDAMKAWDYLMYLGYGARDVIVAGDSAGGNLALVLCHQLRSAGRRLPAALILMSPWTDMTASGKSYTERSELDPMITMDYIHAVRGAYARDMDLSDPNLSPLFGEFAGFPPVLIQAGTHEILLSDSVRLRDRLVLAGVPCRLEVWNDMWHVFQMFPMKKAGEAMESIGRFLLEQF; encoded by the coding sequence ATGGAGCAAAGGAAGCAGAACCTGCATATGACGCTGAAGCGCCGCAGCGAGGAGGAGCGCAAGGCCGCCGAAACCCGCCGCCTGGACCCGGTGATGCGGGCGCTGAAGGCCATCCACTCCTCCACCTCCCCCGAGTCCATGGACCCGGAGGACCTGGAGCGCCAGCGCAAGGGCCAGGAGCTGCTGGGCCGCCTGGTGGCCCCCATGGTGGGCATGAGCTGGGAGCCCTTCGAGCTGGCGGGCATGGCCGCCGCCTGGGTCCGGCCCGACCGGGGCCACGACCGCAAGCACGCCATCCTCTACTGCCACGGGGGCGGCTACACCAGCGGCAACCTGGGCTACTCCCGCATCCTGGCCTCCAAGCTGGCCAACGTCACGGGGTACGAGGTGCTCTCCTTCGACTACCGCCTGGCCCCCGAGCACCCCTACCCCGCCGCCGTCAACGACGCCATGAAGGCCTGGGACTATCTGATGTACCTGGGCTACGGCGCCCGGGACGTGATCGTGGCCGGGGACTCCGCCGGGGGCAACCTGGCCCTGGTGCTCTGCCACCAGCTCCGCTCCGCCGGACGGCGGCTGCCCGCGGCCCTCATTCTCATGTCCCCCTGGACCGACATGACGGCCAGCGGCAAGTCCTACACCGAGCGCTCGGAGCTGGACCCCATGATCACCATGGACTACATCCACGCCGTCCGGGGGGCCTACGCCCGGGACATGGACCTGTCCGACCCCAACCTCTCCCCCCTCTTCGGGGAGTTTGCGGGCTTCCCGCCCGTGCTTATCCAGGCGGGCACCCACGAGATCCTCCTCTCCGACTCGGTGCGCCTGCGGGACCGGCTGGTGCTGGCCGGCGTCCCCTGCCGCCTGGAGGTGTGGAACGACATGTGGCACGTGTTCCAGATGTTCCCCATGAAAAAGGCCGGGGAGGCCATGGAGAGCATCGGCCGGTTTTTACTGGAGCAGTTTTGA
- the argG gene encoding argininosuccinate synthase — protein MSDIKKVVLAYSGGLDTSIIIPWLKEHYNNPEIIAVSADVGQGDELDGLEEKAIKTGASKLYIEDLTDEMVDDVIIPSMQIGAKYEGYLLGTAFARPIIGKRLVEIAKLEGADAVCHGCTGKGNDQVRFELAIKRFAPEMKIIAPWREWDIKGRDEEIDYAEAHNVPLKINRETNYSKDKNLWHLSHEGLDLEDPANEPLYEKPGFLEMSVSPVQAPDAPTYVTIDFEKGVPVAVDGVKLKASDVVRKLNALGGGNGIGLLDIVENRLVGMKDRGVYETPGGAILYRAHEVLEMLTVDKDTLHMKEKLAIDFADLVYNGKWFTPLREALTAFTTKTQEHVTGTVKLKLYKGNIITAGVTSPETLYSENLVTFDESDYDQGQATGFINLWGLPDTVQALREQGKL, from the coding sequence ATGTCTGATATTAAAAAGGTCGTACTCGCTTACTCCGGCGGTCTGGATACGTCCATCATCATCCCCTGGCTCAAGGAGCACTACAACAACCCCGAGATCATCGCCGTGTCCGCCGACGTGGGCCAGGGCGACGAGCTGGACGGCCTGGAGGAGAAGGCCATCAAGACCGGCGCCTCCAAGCTGTACATCGAGGATCTGACCGACGAGATGGTGGACGACGTCATCATCCCCTCCATGCAGATCGGGGCCAAGTACGAGGGCTATCTGCTGGGCACCGCCTTCGCCCGGCCCATCATCGGCAAGCGCCTGGTGGAGATCGCCAAGCTGGAGGGGGCCGACGCGGTGTGCCACGGCTGCACCGGCAAGGGCAACGACCAGGTGCGCTTCGAGCTGGCCATCAAGCGCTTCGCCCCCGAGATGAAGATCATCGCCCCTTGGCGCGAGTGGGACATCAAGGGCCGGGACGAGGAGATCGACTACGCCGAGGCCCACAACGTGCCTCTGAAAATCAACCGCGAGACCAACTACTCCAAGGACAAGAACCTGTGGCACCTGTCCCACGAGGGCCTGGACCTGGAGGACCCCGCCAACGAGCCCCTGTACGAGAAGCCGGGCTTCCTGGAGATGAGCGTCTCCCCCGTGCAGGCCCCCGACGCGCCCACCTACGTGACCATTGATTTTGAGAAGGGCGTGCCCGTGGCGGTGGACGGCGTGAAGCTCAAGGCCAGCGACGTGGTGCGCAAGCTCAACGCCCTGGGCGGGGGCAACGGCATCGGCCTGCTGGACATCGTGGAAAACCGGCTGGTGGGCATGAAGGACCGCGGTGTGTACGAGACCCCCGGCGGCGCCATCCTCTACCGGGCCCACGAGGTGCTGGAGATGCTCACTGTGGACAAGGACACCCTGCACATGAAGGAGAAGCTGGCCATCGACTTCGCCGACCTAGTCTACAACGGCAAGTGGTTCACCCCCCTGCGGGAGGCGCTGACCGCTTTCACCACCAAGACCCAGGAGCACGTCACCGGCACGGTGAAGCTCAAGCTCTACAAGGGCAACATCATTACCGCCGGGGTCACCTCCCCCGAGACCCTGTACTCCGAGAACCTGGTGACCTTTGACGAGAGCGACTACGACCAGGGCCAGGCTACCGGCTTCATCAACCTCTGGGGCCTGCCCGACACCGTCCAGGCCCTGCGGGAGCAGGGGAAGCTGTAA
- the argH_1 gene encoding argininosuccinate lyase — protein sequence MKLWAGRFQKETDTLVNDFNSSISFDARLYREDIAGSIAHAAMLGRQGIIEPHEAEKIIEGLQAILADVEAGQVEFSLENEDIHMNVETILTQRIGDTGKRLHTARSRNDQVAVDFRLFVKKEIPVITGQLLALERVLIKKARANLETVMPGYTHLQRAQPTTFAHYMMAYANMLRRDITRLEDCMERMDECPLGAGALATSTYGVDRFQTAQALGFRKPTDNSMDSVSDRDFAIEFLSACSILMMHLSRFSEEIILWCSWEFKFVELDDAYSTGSSIMPQKKNPDVAELVRGKTGRVYGSLITLLTVMKGLPLAYNKDMQEDKEPVFDAIDTVEMCIPVFTAMLDTLTVKEKNMHRAASGGFINATDCADYLVKKGMPFREAYMIVGRLVNMCIRAGETLDTLPLKDFRAVSSAFDADVYQALELKTCVNGRKVYGGPAKEAVERQIASIEQFVEERVPV from the coding sequence ATGAAATTATGGGCCGGACGGTTTCAGAAGGAAACCGACACCCTGGTAAACGACTTTAACTCCTCCATCTCCTTCGACGCGCGGCTGTACCGGGAGGACATCGCGGGCTCCATCGCCCACGCGGCCATGCTGGGCAGGCAGGGCATTATCGAGCCCCACGAGGCCGAGAAAATCATCGAGGGCCTCCAGGCCATACTGGCCGACGTGGAGGCCGGACAGGTGGAGTTCTCGCTGGAGAACGAGGACATCCACATGAACGTGGAGACCATCCTCACCCAGCGCATCGGCGACACGGGCAAGCGCCTGCACACCGCCCGCAGCCGCAACGACCAGGTGGCGGTGGACTTCCGCCTCTTCGTCAAGAAGGAGATCCCCGTGATCACCGGCCAGCTTCTGGCCCTGGAGCGGGTGCTCATTAAGAAGGCCAGGGCCAACCTGGAGACCGTCATGCCCGGCTATACCCACCTCCAGCGGGCCCAGCCCACCACCTTCGCCCACTACATGATGGCCTACGCCAACATGTTGCGCCGGGACATCACCCGCCTGGAGGACTGCATGGAGCGCATGGACGAGTGCCCCCTGGGGGCGGGCGCCCTGGCCACCTCCACCTACGGCGTGGACCGCTTCCAGACCGCCCAGGCCCTGGGCTTCCGCAAGCCCACCGACAACTCCATGGACTCGGTCTCCGACCGGGACTTCGCCATTGAGTTCCTCTCCGCGTGCTCCATCCTCATGATGCACCTGTCCCGCTTCTCGGAGGAGATTATCCTGTGGTGCTCCTGGGAGTTCAAATTCGTGGAGCTGGACGACGCCTACTCCACCGGCTCCTCCATCATGCCCCAGAAGAAGAACCCCGACGTGGCCGAGCTGGTGCGGGGCAAGACCGGACGGGTGTACGGCTCCCTTATTACCCTGCTCACCGTCATGAAGGGCCTGCCCCTGGCGTATAACAAGGACATGCAGGAGGACAAGGAGCCCGTCTTCGACGCCATCGACACCGTGGAGATGTGCATCCCCGTCTTTACCGCCATGCTGGACACCCTCACCGTTAAGGAGAAGAACATGCACCGGGCGGCCTCCGGCGGGTTCATCAACGCCACCGACTGCGCCGACTACCTGGTGAAGAAGGGCATGCCCTTCCGGGAGGCCTACATGATCGTGGGCCGGCTGGTCAACATGTGCATCAGGGCGGGGGAGACGCTGGACACCCTGCCGCTGAAGGACTTCCGCGCGGTCTCCTCCGCCTTTGACGCGGACGTGTACCAGGCCCTGGAGCTCAAGACCTGCGTCAACGGCCGCAAGGTCTACGGCGGGCCGGCCAAGGAGGCCGTGGAGCGGCAGATCGCCAGCATTGAGCAGTTTGTAGAGGAGAGGGTACCGGTATGA
- the argC gene encoding N-acetyl-gamma-glutamyl-phosphate reductase — protein MGKPIIYIDGQEGTTGLQIYERLGRREDIELLHIDPDKRKDLSERKRLLNAADLVFLCLPDEAAVEAVGLIENDHTRVIDASTAHRTAPGWVYGFPELYKKPGETIGTARFVANPGCHATGFLACAAPLVSLNILPKDYPLTVFSLTGYSGGGKKMIAEYESEDKGKELYSPRLYGTGLKHKHLPEMQKIAGLDRPPVFCPVVDDYYKGMATTVMLHNRYLLGQPTAWELSLMLGAWYAGQPLVAVSYGEQAPMLAANTLAGTDRLEITVCGHEDQSIITARFDNLGKGASGAAVQNMNLMLGFGMTEGLAL, from the coding sequence GTGGGAAAGCCTATCATTTATATCGACGGGCAGGAGGGCACCACCGGCCTGCAGATCTATGAGCGGCTGGGGCGGCGGGAGGACATCGAGCTGCTGCACATCGACCCTGACAAGCGAAAAGACTTGTCGGAGCGGAAGCGCCTGCTCAACGCCGCGGACCTGGTCTTTCTGTGCCTGCCGGACGAAGCCGCGGTGGAGGCGGTGGGGCTGATAGAGAACGATCACACCCGGGTCATCGACGCCTCCACCGCCCACCGCACCGCGCCGGGCTGGGTGTACGGCTTCCCGGAGCTCTACAAAAAGCCCGGGGAAACCATTGGGACGGCGCGGTTTGTGGCAAATCCGGGCTGCCACGCCACCGGCTTTCTGGCCTGCGCCGCGCCGCTGGTGTCCCTGAACATCCTGCCGAAGGACTACCCTCTCACCGTCTTTTCCCTCACCGGCTACTCCGGGGGCGGGAAGAAGATGATCGCGGAGTACGAGAGCGAGGATAAAGGAAAAGAACTTTACAGCCCGCGGCTCTACGGCACCGGCCTGAAGCACAAGCACCTGCCCGAGATGCAGAAGATCGCCGGGCTGGACCGGCCCCCGGTGTTCTGCCCGGTGGTGGACGACTACTACAAGGGTATGGCCACCACGGTGATGCTCCACAACCGCTACCTGCTGGGCCAGCCCACCGCGTGGGAGCTGAGTTTGATGCTGGGGGCGTGGTACGCGGGACAGCCCCTGGTGGCGGTGTCCTACGGGGAGCAGGCCCCCATGCTGGCGGCCAACACCCTGGCGGGGACCGACCGGCTGGAGATCACCGTCTGCGGCCACGAGGACCAGAGCATCATCACCGCACGGTTTGACAACCTGGGCAAGGGCGCCTCCGGCGCGGCGGTACAGAATATGAACCTGATGCTGGGCTTCGGCATGACCGAGGGCCTGGCGCTGTAA
- the argJ gene encoding arginine biosynthesis bifunctional protein ArgJ, whose protein sequence is MKEIQGGVTAPKGFTAAGVHCGVKKGSSPDKNDLALILSERECAAAATYTMNRVKAAPIYVTMEHLEDGAAWGVVANSGNANACAPQSHENAQAMCRYAAAATGRRAGDFVVASTGVIGQTINISAIEQGLPACAKALSKDGSDAAARAIMTTDTEKKEAAVSFTLGGKTVTIGAIAKGSGMIHPNMGTMLCFITSDCAITHEMLTEALHEVVPRTFNRVTVDGDTSTNDMCAALCNGMAENPLVEWKDDNYTVFVKALRALCESLARKIAGDGEGATRLVTCRVSQARSEESAERLAKAVVGSPLVKAAMFGADANWGRVLCAMGYSKAPFRPEYVDVKFCSAAGEVLVCEQGAGLDFDEEAAKSILTRDEVVIDVCLHEGEHEASCWGCDLTYDYVKINGDYRT, encoded by the coding sequence ATGAAAGAGATACAGGGCGGCGTGACCGCCCCCAAGGGCTTCACCGCCGCGGGCGTCCACTGCGGGGTGAAGAAGGGCTCCAGCCCGGACAAGAACGATCTGGCCCTCATCCTGTCGGAGCGGGAGTGCGCCGCCGCCGCCACCTACACCATGAACCGGGTGAAGGCGGCCCCCATCTACGTGACCATGGAGCACCTGGAGGACGGCGCGGCCTGGGGCGTGGTGGCCAACTCCGGCAACGCCAACGCCTGCGCCCCCCAGAGCCACGAGAACGCCCAGGCCATGTGCCGGTACGCCGCCGCGGCCACGGGCCGCAGGGCGGGGGACTTCGTGGTGGCCTCCACCGGCGTCATCGGCCAGACCATCAACATCTCCGCCATCGAGCAGGGACTTCCGGCGTGCGCCAAGGCCCTGTCCAAGGACGGCTCCGACGCGGCGGCCCGCGCCATCATGACCACCGACACCGAGAAGAAGGAGGCCGCGGTGTCCTTCACCCTGGGGGGCAAGACCGTGACCATCGGGGCCATCGCCAAGGGCTCGGGTATGATCCACCCCAACATGGGCACCATGCTCTGCTTTATCACCAGCGACTGCGCCATTACCCACGAGATGCTCACCGAGGCCCTCCACGAGGTGGTGCCCCGCACCTTCAACCGGGTGACGGTGGACGGCGACACCTCCACCAACGACATGTGCGCGGCGCTCTGCAACGGCATGGCGGAAAACCCGCTGGTGGAGTGGAAGGACGACAACTACACCGTCTTTGTCAAGGCCCTGCGCGCCCTGTGCGAGAGCCTGGCCCGGAAGATCGCCGGGGACGGCGAGGGGGCCACCCGCCTGGTGACCTGCCGCGTCAGCCAGGCCAGGAGCGAGGAGAGTGCCGAGCGCCTGGCCAAGGCGGTGGTGGGCTCCCCCCTGGTGAAGGCCGCCATGTTCGGGGCCGACGCCAACTGGGGCAGGGTGCTGTGCGCCATGGGGTACTCCAAAGCCCCCTTCCGCCCCGAGTACGTGGACGTAAAGTTCTGCTCCGCCGCCGGCGAGGTGCTGGTGTGTGAGCAGGGGGCGGGGCTGGACTTCGACGAGGAGGCGGCCAAGAGCATTCTGACCCGAGACGAGGTGGTCATCGACGTGTGCCTACACGAGGGGGAGCACGAGGCCTCCTGCTGGGGCTGCGATCTGACCTACGACTATGTGAAGATCAACGGCGACTACAGGACTTAA
- the argB gene encoding acetylglutamate kinase, giving the protein MSYSHVERANVLAEALPYIQKYSGKTVVVKYGGNAMISEELRRAVISDIILLHLVGLRVVVVHGGGPEITEMLGRIGKESRFVDGLRYTDGETMDIVQQILCGKVNKNLVATLNRMGGKAIGLCGMDAGLFQAKELDPKYGLVGEITGVDPALVVDCLEDGYIPVVSTVAQGVDADTAYNVNADTAAAKLATALHAEKLILLTDVRGLLRDPRDEDTLIPVAELSQVPGLIKDGVIKGGMIPKVDCCVEAVRSGLKSAVILDGRIPHSILIELLSDEGIGTLIC; this is encoded by the coding sequence ATGTCCTATTCCCACGTGGAGCGGGCCAACGTCCTGGCTGAGGCCCTGCCCTATATCCAAAAATACAGCGGCAAGACCGTGGTGGTGAAGTACGGCGGCAACGCCATGATCTCGGAGGAGTTGCGCCGGGCCGTCATCTCGGACATCATCCTGCTCCACCTGGTGGGCCTGCGGGTGGTGGTGGTCCACGGCGGCGGGCCGGAGATCACCGAGATGCTGGGCAGGATCGGCAAGGAGTCCCGGTTTGTGGACGGCCTGCGCTACACCGACGGGGAGACCATGGACATCGTGCAGCAGATCCTCTGCGGCAAGGTGAACAAGAACCTGGTGGCCACCCTCAACCGCATGGGGGGCAAGGCCATCGGCCTGTGCGGCATGGACGCGGGGCTCTTCCAGGCAAAGGAGCTGGACCCCAAATACGGCCTGGTGGGGGAGATCACCGGGGTGGACCCCGCCCTGGTGGTGGACTGCCTGGAGGACGGGTACATCCCCGTCGTCTCCACGGTGGCCCAGGGCGTGGACGCGGACACGGCCTACAACGTCAACGCCGACACCGCCGCCGCCAAGCTGGCCACCGCCCTGCACGCGGAGAAGCTCATCCTGCTCACCGACGTGCGGGGCCTGCTGCGGGACCCGAGGGACGAGGACACCCTTATCCCGGTGGCTGAGCTCTCCCAGGTGCCGGGGCTGATCAAGGACGGGGTGATCAAGGGGGGCATGATCCCCAAGGTGGACTGCTGCGTGGAGGCGGTGCGCTCTGGATTAAAGAGCGCGGTCATCCTGGACGGGCGGATCCCCCACTCCATCCTCATCGAGCTTTTGAGCGACGAGGGCATCGGCACCCTAATATGCTAA
- the argM gene encoding acetylornithine aminotransferase, giving the protein MDHKQLKQLDQSCVMQTYGRFDVDIDHGSGATLYDLAGNEYIDFTSGIGVCSVGYANPKWLEAITAQAAKLGHISNLFYSQPCAELAQKLCERSGMACAFFANSGAESNEGIIKLARKYSFDKYGKGRGTVLTLKNSFHGRTLATLTATGQDVFHNYFFPFPDGFRYAEAGSIDSVNAAAGHDVCAVLLELVQGEGGVLPMDRAFVHNLAVLCAERDWLLLVDEVQTGVGRTGTLFAFQQYGILPDAVSFAKGIAGGLPMGGFLAGDRCRAVLGPGTHATTFGGNPICSAAACAVLDQLDEDTLASVKEKGTYIRRRIEEMRLPCLGATRGLGLMIGIEVKGRRSNKELADLLIHSGLLVLTAGPALRLLPPLTITMEEIDRGLTILQDTLKEEA; this is encoded by the coding sequence ATGGATCACAAGCAGCTCAAGCAGCTGGACCAGTCCTGCGTGATGCAGACCTACGGCCGATTCGACGTGGACATCGACCACGGCAGCGGGGCCACGCTCTACGACCTGGCGGGCAATGAGTACATCGACTTTACCTCCGGCATCGGCGTGTGCTCGGTGGGCTACGCCAACCCCAAGTGGCTGGAGGCTATTACGGCCCAGGCGGCCAAGCTGGGGCACATCTCCAACCTCTTCTACTCCCAGCCCTGCGCCGAGCTGGCCCAGAAGCTGTGCGAGCGCTCGGGCATGGCCTGCGCCTTCTTCGCCAACTCCGGCGCGGAGAGCAACGAGGGGATTATCAAGCTGGCCCGCAAGTACAGCTTTGACAAGTACGGCAAGGGGCGGGGCACCGTGCTCACCCTGAAAAACTCCTTCCACGGCCGCACCCTGGCCACCCTGACCGCCACGGGGCAGGACGTGTTCCACAACTACTTTTTCCCCTTCCCGGACGGCTTCCGCTACGCCGAGGCGGGCAGCATCGACAGCGTGAACGCCGCCGCCGGGCACGACGTGTGCGCCGTGCTGCTGGAGCTGGTGCAGGGGGAGGGGGGCGTGCTCCCCATGGACCGGGCGTTCGTCCATAACCTGGCGGTGCTGTGCGCGGAGCGGGACTGGCTGCTGCTGGTGGACGAGGTGCAGACCGGCGTGGGCCGGACGGGCACCCTCTTCGCCTTCCAGCAGTACGGCATCCTGCCCGACGCGGTGTCCTTCGCCAAGGGCATCGCGGGGGGCCTGCCCATGGGCGGCTTCCTGGCGGGGGACCGCTGCCGCGCGGTGCTGGGCCCCGGCACCCACGCCACCACCTTCGGCGGCAACCCCATCTGCTCCGCCGCCGCCTGCGCGGTGCTGGATCAGCTGGACGAGGACACCCTGGCCTCCGTTAAGGAGAAGGGGACCTACATCCGCCGGCGGATTGAGGAGATGCGCCTGCCCTGCCTGGGGGCCACCCGGGGCCTGGGGCTGATGATCGGGATTGAGGTGAAGGGGCGGCGCAGCAATAAGGAGCTGGCGGATCTGCTGATCCACAGCGGCCTGCTGGTGCTGACGGCGGGGCCGGCCCTGCGGCTGCTGCCGCCGCTGACCATCACCATGGAGGAGATCGACAGGGGATTGACCATCCTGCAAGACACACTGAAGGAGGAAGCGTAA
- the argF_1 gene encoding ornithine carbamoyltransferase translates to MKKDLLKLLDLSREDITRILNEGDQMKYNQKHGLTHNYLQGKTLAMIFEKNSTRTRVSFENGMYQLGGHALFLSGKESQIGRGEPIEDTARVLARYCDGIMIRTYGQAEVEQLAKYASIPVINGLTDFAHPCQVLADLMTVREKMSRLEGLKLCFIGDGNNMANSLIVGGLKCGMDVSVACPEGYDPDQKVLDFAKTVTGCKFELCRRPEEAAVDADVVITDVWASMGQEGEKEKREKAFAGYQVNEALMALAHPGAMVQHCLPAHKGEEISAETFEKHADEIFEEAENRLHAQKAVLYLLMGENK, encoded by the coding sequence ATGAAAAAAGACCTGCTCAAGCTGCTCGACCTGTCCCGGGAGGACATCACCAGGATCCTCAACGAGGGCGACCAGATGAAGTACAACCAGAAGCACGGCCTGACCCACAACTACCTCCAGGGCAAGACCCTGGCCATGATTTTTGAGAAGAACTCCACCCGCACCCGCGTCTCCTTTGAAAACGGCATGTACCAGCTGGGCGGCCACGCCCTCTTCCTCTCCGGCAAGGAGAGCCAGATCGGCCGGGGCGAGCCCATCGAGGACACCGCCCGGGTCCTGGCGCGGTACTGCGACGGTATCATGATCCGCACCTACGGCCAGGCGGAGGTGGAGCAGCTGGCCAAGTACGCCTCCATCCCCGTCATCAACGGCCTGACCGACTTCGCCCACCCCTGCCAGGTGCTGGCCGACCTGATGACCGTCCGGGAGAAGATGAGCCGCCTGGAGGGCCTGAAGCTCTGCTTCATCGGCGACGGCAACAACATGGCCAACTCCCTCATTGTGGGCGGCCTGAAGTGCGGCATGGACGTGTCCGTGGCCTGCCCCGAGGGCTACGATCCCGACCAGAAGGTGCTGGACTTCGCCAAGACCGTGACCGGCTGCAAGTTTGAGCTGTGCCGCAGGCCCGAGGAGGCCGCCGTGGACGCCGATGTGGTGATCACCGACGTGTGGGCCTCCATGGGCCAGGAGGGCGAGAAGGAGAAGCGGGAGAAGGCATTCGCGGGCTACCAGGTCAACGAGGCGCTGATGGCCCTGGCCCACCCCGGCGCCATGGTGCAGCACTGCCTGCCCGCCCACAAGGGGGAGGAGATCTCCGCCGAGACTTTTGAAAAGCACGCCGACGAGATTTTTGAGGAGGCGGAGAACCGCCTCCACGCCCAGAAGGCGGTTCTGTACCTGCTGATGGGGGAGAACAAGTAA